A genome region from Methanofollis sp. UBA420 includes the following:
- the hmgA gene encoding hydroxymethylglutaryl-CoA reductase (NADPH): MDDALARLKNGTLKLYALEAELPPEEAVRVRREYIEGESGADLGALGTFSIGIDRVVKRNIENMIGAVQVPVGVAGPLKINGEYAEGTYWLPLATTEGALVASANRGASAITKAGGADVRVLSDAMTRAPVFAARDIVHAKEVADWAGAHLADLAAAAEKTTSRGKLLSVTPYVVGTNVFLRCAYDTKDAMGMNMATIATAEIADLVEAETGAHLVALSGNMDVDKKPAAMNLIEGRGKTVVAGVHLSDELIQTVLKTDAKTLAAVNYRKNLVGSARAGALGFNAHAANIIAALYLACGQDAAHVVEGSSAITTVEETEGGAYVAVTLLAVQVGTVGGGTGIDTQSACLNLLGVRGGGEPEGTHAKAFAEIIGAGVLAGELSLLGALAANHLARAHKQLGRG; encoded by the coding sequence ATGGATGATGCTCTCGCAAGACTAAAAAATGGAACTCTCAAACTCTACGCCCTGGAGGCCGAACTCCCGCCCGAAGAGGCCGTCAGGGTGAGGCGCGAGTATATCGAGGGGGAGAGCGGGGCCGATCTCGGTGCGCTCGGCACTTTCTCCATCGGCATCGACAGGGTGGTGAAGAGAAACATCGAGAACATGATCGGCGCCGTCCAGGTGCCGGTCGGTGTCGCCGGACCCCTGAAGATCAACGGCGAGTACGCGGAAGGCACCTACTGGCTCCCCCTCGCGACGACAGAGGGCGCGCTCGTCGCCTCGGCCAACAGGGGCGCCTCCGCGATCACGAAGGCGGGAGGGGCCGATGTGAGAGTCCTCTCCGACGCCATGACCCGGGCCCCTGTCTTTGCCGCCCGCGATATCGTGCATGCCAAGGAGGTCGCGGACTGGGCCGGGGCCCATCTCGCCGACCTCGCCGCTGCAGCCGAAAAGACCACCTCCCGCGGGAAACTCCTCTCCGTGACGCCGTACGTTGTCGGCACGAACGTCTTCCTCCGCTGCGCCTATGACACCAAGGACGCGATGGGCATGAACATGGCGACGATCGCCACGGCGGAGATCGCGGACCTCGTCGAGGCAGAGACAGGGGCCCACCTTGTCGCCCTCTCCGGCAACATGGACGTCGACAAGAAACCCGCGGCCATGAACCTCATCGAGGGGAGGGGCAAGACCGTCGTCGCCGGGGTGCACCTCTCCGACGAGTTGATCCAGACGGTCCTCAAGACCGACGCAAAGACTCTCGCCGCGGTGAACTACCGCAAGAACCTCGTCGGGTCGGCACGGGCCGGTGCTCTCGGTTTCAACGCCCATGCCGCCAATATCATCGCCGCCCTGTACCTCGCCTGCGGCCAGGACGCCGCCCATGTGGTCGAGGGGAGCAGCGCCATCACCACCGTCGAGGAGACAGAGGGCGGGGCCTATGTGGCCGTCACCCTGCTGGCCGTGCAGGTGGGTACCGTCGGCGGCGGCACCGGGATCGACACCCAGAGCGCCTGCCTCAACCTCCTCGGCGTCAGAGGCGGCGGCGAGCCAGAAGGGACGCATGCAAAGGCTTTCGCCGAGATCATCGGCGCAGGCGTCCTTGCAGGCGAACTCTCCCTCCTCGGCGCCCTCGCCGCCAACCACCTGGCCCGGGCCCACAAGCAACTCGGCCGGGGATAA
- a CDS encoding methyltransferase: MHGEDGDEIWCLRVAKKHAEEARRDLIARELLDRAHRPRAEGDDLLLPLLEETAGAEKAAFAAFPRREELPRHELVGGIAILLEEDNEGAERVLHSRPSLHTVLYPTSPVEGEFRTREFAVLAGEETTRTVVTEHGHRFAVDLAHAYFSARLSTERQRVQSAMREGERVVDMFAGVGPFAISLADQASLVVAADLNPAAVSLLCENIAMNRKKNVLPMLADAAHLPGIFGRTFDRVIMNLPMESSHFLSAAFALCRPGGTIHFYALQDEEGKYLDAIRAFPVAEVVERRVRSYSPAEWHAVYDIVIGE; the protein is encoded by the coding sequence ATGCACGGTGAGGACGGCGACGAGATCTGGTGCCTGCGAGTGGCAAAGAAGCATGCGGAAGAGGCGAGACGGGACCTGATTGCACGTGAACTCCTGGACAGGGCCCACAGGCCGCGGGCCGAGGGGGACGACCTCCTCCTGCCCCTCCTGGAAGAGACGGCCGGGGCTGAAAAGGCGGCCTTCGCCGCCTTCCCCAGGCGGGAGGAACTTCCCCGCCACGAACTCGTCGGCGGGATCGCGATCCTCCTTGAGGAGGACAATGAGGGGGCCGAACGGGTGCTCCATTCCCGCCCGTCTCTCCATACTGTCCTGTACCCGACAAGTCCGGTGGAGGGGGAGTTCCGGACGCGGGAGTTTGCGGTCCTTGCCGGTGAGGAGACGACGCGGACCGTCGTCACCGAGCACGGCCACCGCTTTGCGGTGGACCTTGCGCACGCCTACTTCTCGGCCCGCCTCTCCACAGAGAGGCAGCGTGTACAGTCCGCGATGCGGGAGGGCGAGCGGGTTGTCGACATGTTCGCGGGCGTCGGGCCTTTCGCGATCTCCCTTGCCGACCAGGCCTCCCTGGTCGTCGCCGCGGACCTCAACCCCGCGGCAGTCTCCCTGCTCTGCGAGAACATCGCGATGAACAGGAAGAAGAACGTCCTGCCCATGCTCGCCGACGCTGCCCACCTGCCCGGCATCTTCGGCCGGACCTTCGACAGGGTCATCATGAACCTCCCGATGGAGTCTTCCCACTTCCTCTCCGCCGCCTTCGCCCTCTGCAGGCCTGGCGGCACCATCCACTTCTACGCTCTCCAGGACGAGGAAGGGAAGTACCTCGACGCGATCCGCGCCTTCCCGGTTGCCGAGGTCGTCGAGAGGCGGGTGCGGAGTTATTCGCCTGCTGAGTGGCACGCGGTGTACGATATCGTGATCGGGGAATAA
- a CDS encoding Zn-ribbon domain-containing OB-fold protein — protein sequence MSVPRFWRKIPQRYNLEGTHCETCGRYFFPPRNLCPTCRREGKIVEHTFKGTGKVVTFSVIRSASDQFAKLTPYVLAIVELDEGPRMTAQIVCSPEEAYIGMPVTSVFRKLGTEGESGVIYYGTKFVPM from the coding sequence ATGTCGGTACCACGTTTCTGGAGAAAGATCCCGCAGCGCTACAACCTTGAGGGGACACACTGCGAGACCTGCGGCAGGTATTTCTTCCCGCCGCGGAACCTCTGCCCGACCTGCCGGCGCGAGGGGAAGATCGTCGAGCACACCTTCAAGGGCACAGGGAAGGTCGTCACCTTCTCGGTGATCAGGTCGGCAAGCGACCAGTTTGCGAAACTCACCCCATATGTCCTCGCCATCGTCGAACTTGACGAGGGGCCGAGGATGACGGCGCAGATCGTCTGCTCCCCTGAGGAGGCCTATATCGGCATGCCGGTCACGTCGGTCTTCCGCAAGCTCGGCACCGAGGGCGAGAGCGGCGTCATCTACTACGGCACGAAGTTCGTGCCGATGTGA
- a CDS encoding thiolase domain-containing protein produces MRDVAVIGIGCTKFGEWWDRSFRNLIVEAGVQAIEDANLAGEQIDAMYVGNMSAGRFIEQEHIGALIADYSGLAAEHIPATRVEAACASGGLAFRDAVTAVASGMSDIVVAAGVEKMTDVDTSLSTDALAGAADREWEGFVGATFPGLYAMIANDYMHRYPLTREQLAQVAVKNHYNGARNPIAQFQKEITLDTVLNSTLVADPLRLFDCSPISDGAAAVVVAPLEMAKKFTDTPIKVLATAQASDTIALHDRRDISTLDATVAAGNRAFKMAGLERKAIDFVEVHDCFTIAEICAIEDLGFCKKGEAGKLTEEGVTALGGKLPVNTSGGLKACGHPVGATGIKQVCESVLQLRGEAGKRQIDGAEIGMTHNVGGTGATVAVHIFGRD; encoded by the coding sequence ATGAGAGACGTAGCAGTTATCGGGATCGGATGCACCAAATTCGGCGAATGGTGGGACCGTTCCTTCAGGAACCTCATTGTCGAGGCAGGCGTTCAGGCGATCGAGGACGCCAACCTTGCAGGCGAACAGATCGACGCAATGTACGTCGGGAACATGAGTGCTGGCCGGTTCATCGAGCAGGAACACATCGGCGCCTTGATCGCCGACTATTCCGGTCTTGCCGCCGAACATATCCCGGCGACGCGGGTCGAGGCCGCCTGTGCATCGGGCGGGCTCGCCTTCCGTGACGCCGTGACCGCGGTTGCAAGCGGGATGTCAGACATCGTCGTCGCCGCGGGCGTCGAAAAGATGACGGACGTGGACACGAGCCTCTCCACAGACGCCCTTGCCGGCGCCGCAGACCGCGAGTGGGAGGGCTTTGTCGGGGCGACCTTCCCGGGCCTGTATGCGATGATCGCAAACGACTACATGCACCGCTACCCCCTGACCCGCGAGCAGCTGGCGCAGGTTGCGGTGAAGAACCACTACAACGGCGCAAGGAACCCGATCGCACAGTTCCAGAAGGAGATCACCCTCGACACCGTGCTGAACTCGACCCTTGTCGCGGATCCGCTGCGGCTCTTCGACTGCTCGCCGATCTCCGACGGCGCCGCGGCCGTTGTCGTCGCACCTCTGGAGATGGCGAAGAAGTTCACCGATACGCCGATCAAGGTGCTGGCGACGGCGCAGGCGAGCGACACCATCGCCCTCCATGACCGCCGCGACATCTCCACCCTCGACGCCACGGTGGCTGCAGGCAACAGGGCCTTCAAGATGGCAGGGCTCGAAAGAAAGGCCATCGACTTCGTCGAGGTCCATGACTGCTTCACCATCGCCGAGATCTGCGCCATCGAAGACCTCGGGTTCTGCAAGAAGGGCGAGGCCGGGAAGCTCACCGAGGAAGGGGTCACCGCCCTCGGCGGCAAACTGCCGGTGAACACGAGCGGCGGGCTGAAGGCCTGCGGCCACCCGGTCGGTGCGACCGGTATCAAGCAGGTCTGTGAGTCGGTTCTTCAGCTTCGCGGTGAGGCCGGGAAGAGACAGATCGACGGTGCCGAGATCGGCATGACGCACAATGTCGGCGGCACGGGTGCAACGGTCGCCGTCCACATCTTCGGGAGGGACTGA
- a CDS encoding hydroxymethylglutaryl-CoA synthase, producing the protein MVGIITYGAYIPRFRIKVEEIARVWGDNPKDISGGLGVREKSVPDMDEDTATIAVEATRNALRRRDVDRDAIGAIYVGSESHPYAVKPTAATVGAAIQATPVMTAADYEFACKAGTAGVQTCMGLVGSDMVTYGVAVGADVAQGAPGDALEYTAAAGGATMIIGKDEPIAEINHTCSYTTDTPDFWRREGQAYPRHGGRFTGDPGYFKHVQGAARMMLEQMGTKPSDYDYAVFHQPNAKFPQRVAGMLGFTREQIAPGLVVPRLGNTYSGASMVGLAATLDIAKPGDHVFVTSFGSGAGSDAFDITVTDRIADTDVFDRAAAPSVEQLLANPIYLDYAQYAKHKGKIMVQK; encoded by the coding sequence ATGGTAGGCATCATTACGTACGGGGCATATATCCCCCGCTTCCGGATCAAAGTCGAGGAGATCGCCCGGGTCTGGGGCGACAACCCCAAAGACATCTCCGGTGGCCTCGGGGTCAGGGAAAAATCGGTCCCTGACATGGACGAGGACACCGCCACTATCGCCGTCGAGGCGACACGCAACGCACTCCGCAGGAGAGACGTCGACCGCGACGCCATCGGCGCCATCTACGTCGGGTCAGAGTCCCACCCCTATGCCGTCAAGCCAACGGCGGCAACGGTCGGGGCGGCCATCCAGGCAACACCCGTGATGACTGCGGCCGACTACGAGTTCGCGTGCAAGGCCGGCACGGCAGGCGTGCAGACCTGCATGGGCCTTGTCGGGAGTGACATGGTCACGTACGGCGTCGCTGTCGGCGCCGACGTGGCGCAGGGCGCGCCCGGCGACGCCCTGGAGTACACGGCGGCCGCGGGCGGGGCCACAATGATCATCGGGAAAGACGAACCCATCGCCGAGATCAACCACACCTGCTCGTACACGACCGATACGCCAGACTTCTGGCGGCGCGAGGGACAGGCGTACCCCCGCCATGGCGGGCGGTTCACCGGCGACCCCGGCTACTTCAAGCATGTGCAGGGCGCGGCCAGGATGATGCTCGAACAGATGGGGACGAAGCCCTCCGACTACGACTATGCCGTCTTCCACCAGCCGAACGCGAAGTTCCCCCAGCGCGTCGCCGGCATGCTCGGCTTCACCAGGGAGCAGATCGCACCCGGCCTTGTGGTGCCGCGTCTCGGCAACACCTACTCGGGTGCCTCGATGGTCGGCCTTGCCGCCACCCTCGATATCGCAAAACCCGGCGACCACGTCTTCGTGACCTCCTTCGGCTCGGGCGCAGGGAGCGACGCCTTCGATATCACGGTCACCGACAGGATCGCGGACACAGATGTCTTTGACAGGGCGGCGGCCCCCTCTGTGGAGCAACTCTTGGCCAACCCGATCTATCTCGATTACGCACAGTACGCCAAACACAAGGGTAAGATCATGGTGCAGAAATGA